One genomic region from Anguilla rostrata isolate EN2019 chromosome 2, ASM1855537v3, whole genome shotgun sequence encodes:
- the LOC135248824 gene encoding globoside alpha-1,3-N-acetylgalactosaminyltransferase 1-like isoform X5: protein MYKPLNLTIATTVFAVGKYTRFLRDFLETAEQHYMVGFRVHYYVFTDQPKQVPAVTLAPGRMLSVIQVPKFNRWQEISLRRMEIIQTAIEERIRTEADYIYCLDVDMRFHNRWGPEVLDTLVAAIHPWFYTLDREQFTYERRPASKAYVPKDQGDFYYMAAVFGGRIEDVHKLTKTCRENLEEDKKNNLEAAWQEESHLNRYLVYKKPTKLLSPEYMWDDLKGHKPSEIRLIRFSAIIKNKAEVRENI, encoded by the exons ATGTACAAGCCCCTGAACCTTACCATTGCGACCACTGTGTTTGCTGTTGGAAA ATACACCCGCTTCCTGCGCGATTTCCTGGAGACAGCTGAGCAGCACTACATGGTGGGGTTCAGAGTGCACTACTATGTATTCACTGACCAGCCCAAGCAGGTGCCTGCAGTGACTCTGGCCCCTGGGAGGATGCTCAGCGTCATCCAGGTTCCCAAGTTCAACCGCTGGCAGGAGATCTCCTTGCGGAGGATGGAGATAATCCAGACGGCCATCGAGGAGCGCATCCGCACAGAGGCCGACTACATCTACTGCCTGGACGTGGACATGAGGTTCCACAACCGCTGGGGGCCCGAGGTGCTGGACACCCTCGTCGCAGCGATTCACCCATGGTTCTACACCTTGGACCGCGAGCAGTTCACTTACGAGCGGCGTCCTGCTTCCAAGGCTTACGTCCCAAAAGACCAGGGGGATTTTTACTACATGGCTGCCGTGTTTGGGGGTCGTATAGAGGACGTGCACAAACTGACCAAAACATGCCGTGAAAATCTAGAGGAGGACAAAAAGAACAACCTGGAGGCTGCCTGGCAGGAAGAGAGCCACCTCAACAGGTACCTTGTTTACAAGAAGCCCACCAAGCTGCTGTCGCCAGAGTACATGTGGGACGATCTTAAGGGGCATAAACCCTCGGAAATTAGGTTAATCCGATTCTCAGCTATTATCAAAAACAAAGCTGAAGTCCGAGAAAATATATAG
- the LOC135248824 gene encoding globoside alpha-1,3-N-acetylgalactosaminyltransferase 1-like isoform X3 produces MFICCKNNIASLGFRLEYGQYWLLAPRRPDVLTITPWLAPIVWEGTFEPEIIDNMYKPLNLTIATTVFAVGKYTRFLRDFLETAEQHYMVGFRVHYYVFTDQPKQVPAVTLAPGRMLSVIQVPKFNRWQEISLRRMEIIQTAIEERIRTEADYIYCLDVDMRFHNRWGPEVLDTLVAAIHPWFYTLDREQFTYERRPASKAYVPKDQGDFYYMAAVFGGRIEDVHKLTKTCRENLEEDKKNNLEAAWQEESHLNRYLVYKKPTKLLSPEYMWDDLKGHKPSEIRLIRFSAIIKNKAEVRENI; encoded by the exons GAGGCCTGATGTGTTGACTATCACTCCATGGTTGGCCCCCATTGTCTGGGAAGGGACGTTTGAACCTGAAATCATTGACAACATGTACAAGCCCCTGAACCTTACCATTGCGACCACTGTGTTTGCTGTTGGAAA ATACACCCGCTTCCTGCGCGATTTCCTGGAGACAGCTGAGCAGCACTACATGGTGGGGTTCAGAGTGCACTACTATGTATTCACTGACCAGCCCAAGCAGGTGCCTGCAGTGACTCTGGCCCCTGGGAGGATGCTCAGCGTCATCCAGGTTCCCAAGTTCAACCGCTGGCAGGAGATCTCCTTGCGGAGGATGGAGATAATCCAGACGGCCATCGAGGAGCGCATCCGCACAGAGGCCGACTACATCTACTGCCTGGACGTGGACATGAGGTTCCACAACCGCTGGGGGCCCGAGGTGCTGGACACCCTCGTCGCAGCGATTCACCCATGGTTCTACACCTTGGACCGCGAGCAGTTCACTTACGAGCGGCGTCCTGCTTCCAAGGCTTACGTCCCAAAAGACCAGGGGGATTTTTACTACATGGCTGCCGTGTTTGGGGGTCGTATAGAGGACGTGCACAAACTGACCAAAACATGCCGTGAAAATCTAGAGGAGGACAAAAAGAACAACCTGGAGGCTGCCTGGCAGGAAGAGAGCCACCTCAACAGGTACCTTGTTTACAAGAAGCCCACCAAGCTGCTGTCGCCAGAGTACATGTGGGACGATCTTAAGGGGCATAAACCCTCGGAAATTAGGTTAATCCGATTCTCAGCTATTATCAAAAACAAAGCTGAAGTCCGAGAAAATATATAG
- the LOC135248824 gene encoding globoside alpha-1,3-N-acetylgalactosaminyltransferase 1-like isoform X4: MPTLLFRRPDVLTITPWLAPIVWEGTFEPEIIDNMYKPLNLTIATTVFAVGKYTRFLRDFLETAEQHYMVGFRVHYYVFTDQPKQVPAVTLAPGRMLSVIQVPKFNRWQEISLRRMEIIQTAIEERIRTEADYIYCLDVDMRFHNRWGPEVLDTLVAAIHPWFYTLDREQFTYERRPASKAYVPKDQGDFYYMAAVFGGRIEDVHKLTKTCRENLEEDKKNNLEAAWQEESHLNRYLVYKKPTKLLSPEYMWDDLKGHKPSEIRLIRFSAIIKNKAEVRENI, translated from the exons GAGGCCTGATGTGTTGACTATCACTCCATGGTTGGCCCCCATTGTCTGGGAAGGGACGTTTGAACCTGAAATCATTGACAACATGTACAAGCCCCTGAACCTTACCATTGCGACCACTGTGTTTGCTGTTGGAAA ATACACCCGCTTCCTGCGCGATTTCCTGGAGACAGCTGAGCAGCACTACATGGTGGGGTTCAGAGTGCACTACTATGTATTCACTGACCAGCCCAAGCAGGTGCCTGCAGTGACTCTGGCCCCTGGGAGGATGCTCAGCGTCATCCAGGTTCCCAAGTTCAACCGCTGGCAGGAGATCTCCTTGCGGAGGATGGAGATAATCCAGACGGCCATCGAGGAGCGCATCCGCACAGAGGCCGACTACATCTACTGCCTGGACGTGGACATGAGGTTCCACAACCGCTGGGGGCCCGAGGTGCTGGACACCCTCGTCGCAGCGATTCACCCATGGTTCTACACCTTGGACCGCGAGCAGTTCACTTACGAGCGGCGTCCTGCTTCCAAGGCTTACGTCCCAAAAGACCAGGGGGATTTTTACTACATGGCTGCCGTGTTTGGGGGTCGTATAGAGGACGTGCACAAACTGACCAAAACATGCCGTGAAAATCTAGAGGAGGACAAAAAGAACAACCTGGAGGCTGCCTGGCAGGAAGAGAGCCACCTCAACAGGTACCTTGTTTACAAGAAGCCCACCAAGCTGCTGTCGCCAGAGTACATGTGGGACGATCTTAAGGGGCATAAACCCTCGGAAATTAGGTTAATCCGATTCTCAGCTATTATCAAAAACAAAGCTGAAGTCCGAGAAAATATATAG